The following proteins are co-located in the Melospiza melodia melodia isolate bMelMel2 unplaced genomic scaffold, bMelMel2.pri scaffold_44, whole genome shotgun sequence genome:
- the LOC134434591 gene encoding serine/threonine-protein kinase pim-1-like, with product GRAMPPARPQPRAGLPHARPRPSRRGLASARLWPCWRWRCWAGISAWCGGGIAALRLRLARARPRTRRRLQSRARPRLLPGPAEDTRGAAAPAASAAASPARAPPLGSAASGPKPPGPGAGGDAGPGAGEGRSGAVAGPGPSADSRVPPAGEAQEALQERYRLGSLLGRGGFGSVFAATRVSDGVPVAIKRVPRDRIRHWGELPDGTSAPLEIVLLAKVSCGCGGVIQLLEWLELPDSFLLVLERPERCQELSGFLAERGFLPEEEARGLFRQVLEAVRHCTSCGVLHRDIKPENVLVDLASGQLKLIDFGCGAFLQDTAYTQFAGTLSYSPPEWIQHQRYHGEAATIWSLGLLLCHLVMGKHPFRRGQEIIRGRILFPRWLSQECQDVIKRCLSMQPLDRPSLEELFCHPWVKGVSLP from the exons ggccgggccatgcccccggcccgcccccagccccgggcggggctgccccatgcccggccccggccgtcccgccgcggtctcgcctccgcccggctctggccgtgctggcggtggcgctgctgggcgggcatcagtgcctggtgcggaggcggcatcgccgcccttcggctccgcctggcccgagcccggccccggacccgacgtAGGCTCCagtcccgagcccggccccggctcctcccggggcctgcagaggacacacgcggcgcggccgctcccgccgcttccgctgcggcttccccggcccgagctccgccgctcggcagcgcggcctccGGCCCCAAGccgccggggcccggggcgggtggggatgccgggcccggggcgggtgaggggcgctcgggggccgttgctggtcccgggccgagcgctgacagccgcgtcccgcccgcaggggaagcgcaggaggccctgcaggagcggtaccggctgggatcgctgctgggacgCGGCGGCTTCGGGAGCGTCTTCGCAGCCACGCGGGTCTCGGACGGCgtcccg gtggccatcaaacgcgtgccgagggatcgcatccggcactggggcgagctg cccgacggcaccagcgcacccctggagatcgtgctgctggccaaggtgtcctgtggctgtggcggtgtcattcagctcctggagtggcttgagctccccgacagcttcctgctggtgctggagcgtccggagcggtgccaggagctctcgggtttcctggcggagcgggggttcctgccggaggaggaggcgcgggggctgttccgccaggtgctggaggccgtgcggcactgcaccagctgcggggtcctgcaccgggacatcaaGCCTGAGAATGTCCTGGTCGACCTGGCCAGCGGGCAGCTGAAACTGatcgactttggctgtggcgccttcctccaagacacagcctacacccaatttgcag gaaccctgtcctacagcccaccagagtggatccagcaccaacgctaccacggcgaggcagccacgatctggtccctgggcctcctgctgtgccacctggtcatggggaagcacccgttcaggagaggccaggagatcATCCGGGGGCGGATCCTCTTCCCACgatggctctctcaag agtgccaagatgttattaagaggtgtttgtccatgcaacccttggacaggccatccttagaagagcttttctgtcatccttgggtgaagggtgtttccctgccctag